One window of Arcobacter sp. F2176 genomic DNA carries:
- a CDS encoding GyrI-like domain-containing protein, protein MKKTDTKNEHRQRINEVQYHIYKHLSMKLTIEDLAKISSYSPYHFQRIFKEITGKSVTNYIKDLRLDCAANLLIFNPTSSITNIAYNCGFKSSATFSNEFKKAYKCSPNEWRKEKHKNHTPKEYELKKRKVDFSKIEIKKIPEITIAYMRHMGYDKTIKKRWQKFLYLLEEDFDIKEPTMMAIHHSNPNITSVEKYRYVTCVDLEGKKIEPKGDIGLCSIKGGLYATIRFQGVCEDVLTLYQKIYYQWIPSSEFEALEGSASVLYYKNNYLDPNDEFDIEFRVPVRYK, encoded by the coding sequence ATGAAAAAAACTGATACAAAAAATGAACATAGACAAAGAATAAATGAAGTTCAATACCATATTTATAAACATCTTTCTATGAAATTAACAATTGAAGATTTGGCAAAAATCTCTTCATACTCTCCATACCATTTTCAAAGAATATTTAAAGAGATAACAGGCAAAAGTGTTACTAATTATATAAAAGACTTAAGGCTAGATTGTGCTGCAAATCTTCTTATATTTAACCCTACCTCTTCAATTACAAATATTGCTTATAACTGTGGGTTTAAATCTTCCGCGACCTTTAGTAATGAGTTTAAAAAAGCATACAAGTGCTCACCAAATGAATGGCGAAAAGAAAAACATAAAAACCATACACCAAAAGAGTATGAATTAAAAAAAAGAAAAGTAGACTTTTCAAAAATAGAGATAAAAAAGATACCAGAAATAACTATCGCTTATATGAGACATATGGGATATGACAAAACTATAAAAAAAAGGTGGCAAAAATTTTTATACCTTTTAGAAGAAGATTTTGATATAAAAGAACCAACTATGATGGCAATACACCATAGCAATCCCAATATTACATCAGTAGAAAAATATAGATATGTAACATGTGTTGATTTAGAGGGTAAAAAAATAGAACCAAAAGGGGATATTGGATTATGTTCTATCAAGGGTGGACTATATGCAACTATTAGATTTCAAGGTGTTTGTGAAGATGTTCTAACTTTATATCAAAAGATATATTATCAATGGATTCCAAGTAGTGAATTTGAAGCCTTAGAGGGTTCAGCTAGTGTTTTATACTACAAAAATAATTACCTAGATCCAAATGATGAGTTTGATATAGAGTTTAGAGTGCCTGTTCGGTATAAATAA
- the selB gene encoding selenocysteine-specific translation elongation factor — MSNIIIGTAGHIDHGKTALIKALNGFEGDDTNEEKQRGITIDLSFSNLTRGQQNIAFIDVPGHEKLVKNMIAGAFGFDYVMLVVSAVEGIKPQTVEHIEIINLLGLKELIVILTKKDLVNPEELALKKEQILMFLETFDFEIKFVSEVSIYDESSIEKLKNQLFTINNSIKQEENFFRFYVDRVFSPKGIGTVVTGTVLGKKVELNEKVFISESQKETKLKNIQVHNQNVIEANISNRAALNLQNIDVQSISRGDLITKRGYVRGFDGIDISFSCLKDKKLLHNKSYSLFIGAKKIEIKALLFDSINSLEVGFATLKATEKLYTIFGEKVILRNGNETICGGKVLNPVIDPMKKNQKRKLLEALEKNDFINAYYELLNAHRKGLGIISSTQRFALSHEEALAFAKNLDEVFVDEKDLIIYPNDTKVELKEYIKNVYEKNAYAMLSNASIALRVKWASALFIDSVLDELEEENFLIKEGNLYKNANIKEDFLKDLEDIVLNRLKEEDISPTAPYNIYDDLDIDRKLGDDILKALTSKKQVIRLQHNLFIHFESLNNIVKAMKSIIKVDGYIEIANFKERFELSRKYLIAYLDYLDNYSEIKKVETKRVFA; from the coding sequence ATGTCAAATATCATTATAGGAACAGCAGGACATATAGATCACGGTAAGACAGCTTTAATAAAAGCTCTAAATGGTTTTGAAGGTGATGATACAAATGAAGAGAAACAAAGGGGTATAACTATTGATTTATCCTTTTCTAATCTAACACGAGGACAACAAAATATAGCATTTATAGATGTACCTGGACATGAAAAATTAGTTAAAAATATGATTGCTGGGGCATTTGGATTTGATTATGTTATGTTAGTCGTAAGTGCTGTTGAAGGAATAAAACCTCAAACAGTAGAGCATATTGAAATCATAAATTTATTAGGACTAAAAGAGTTAATAGTAATCCTTACAAAAAAAGATTTAGTAAACCCGGAAGAGTTAGCTTTGAAAAAAGAACAAATATTGATGTTCTTGGAAACTTTTGATTTTGAAATAAAATTTGTAAGTGAAGTTTCAATATATGATGAAAGCTCAATTGAAAAACTAAAAAATCAACTTTTTACTATAAATAATAGTATTAAACAAGAAGAAAACTTCTTTAGATTTTATGTGGATAGAGTATTTTCACCAAAAGGTATTGGTACAGTTGTAACAGGAACTGTTTTAGGAAAAAAAGTTGAGCTAAATGAAAAAGTATTTATCAGCGAAAGTCAAAAAGAGACAAAACTAAAAAATATACAAGTTCACAATCAAAATGTAATAGAAGCAAATATATCAAATAGAGCAGCACTAAATTTACAAAATATAGATGTACAAAGTATATCTAGAGGTGACTTGATTACTAAAAGAGGTTATGTAAGAGGTTTTGATGGTATTGATATCTCTTTTTCTTGTCTAAAAGATAAAAAACTTTTGCATAATAAATCATATTCGCTTTTTATAGGTGCAAAAAAAATAGAGATAAAAGCTTTACTTTTTGATTCAATTAATTCGCTAGAAGTGGGTTTTGCTACATTAAAAGCAACAGAAAAATTATATACAATTTTTGGTGAGAAAGTGATTTTACGAAATGGTAATGAGACGATATGTGGAGGAAAAGTACTAAATCCAGTAATTGATCCCATGAAAAAAAACCAAAAAAGAAAACTTTTAGAAGCTTTAGAAAAAAATGATTTTATAAATGCTTATTATGAACTCCTAAATGCTCATAGAAAAGGATTAGGGATAATCTCTTCAACTCAAAGATTTGCTTTAAGTCATGAAGAGGCTTTAGCGTTTGCAAAAAATCTTGATGAGGTATTTGTGGATGAAAAAGACTTAATTATTTATCCAAATGATACAAAAGTGGAATTAAAAGAATATATAAAAAATGTATATGAAAAAAATGCTTATGCGATGCTTTCTAATGCTTCTATTGCCTTAAGAGTAAAATGGGCAAGTGCTTTGTTTATAGACAGTGTTTTAGATGAATTAGAAGAAGAAAATTTTTTAATAAAAGAGGGTAATCTATATAAAAATGCCAATATTAAAGAGGATTTCTTAAAAGATTTAGAAGATATTGTTTTAAATAGATTAAAAGAAGAAGATATTTCTCCTACTGCTCCTTATAATATCTATGATGATTTGGATATTGATAGAAAACTAGGTGATGATATCTTAAAAGCTCTAACTTCTAAAAAACAAGTAATAAGACTACAACACAATCTTTTCATACATTTTGAAAGCTTGAACAATATTGTAAAAGCTATGAAAAGCATCATAAAAGTAGATGGTTATATAGAAATAGCAAACTTCAAAGAGAGATTTGAACTTAGTAGAAAATATTTAATTGCATATTTGGATTATCTTGATAATTATTCGGAGATTAAAAAAGTAGAAACAAAAAGAGTCTTTGCTTAA
- a CDS encoding class I SAM-dependent methyltransferase, whose product MLCPLCNSKAKLFYKNTHYKCECCAGVFKSKEFHLIGNDEKNIYEKHKNDSNDIRYQNFLSPITNSVLNDKSKSSIGLDFGCGKDSAIIKVLSDNGYEIYGYDLFYLDDKSLLEQKYDYITSSEVIEHFQEPNKEFALLKSLLKDDGSLYLMTDIYDESIDFDKWYYKNDPTHIFMYQRKTFEWMKEEFGFSRVEIEGRLIRFYL is encoded by the coding sequence ATGCTTTGCCCTTTATGTAATAGTAAGGCAAAGCTTTTTTATAAAAACACTCACTATAAATGTGAGTGTTGTGCTGGAGTGTTTAAGTCAAAAGAGTTTCATCTAATAGGTAATGATGAAAAAAATATTTATGAAAAACATAAAAATGATTCAAATGATATAAGATACCAAAACTTTCTCTCTCCCATCACAAACTCAGTTTTAAATGATAAGTCAAAAAGTAGTATTGGACTTGATTTTGGTTGTGGAAAAGATTCTGCAATTATAAAAGTGCTTAGTGACAATGGTTATGAAATATATGGTTATGACTTGTTTTATTTAGATGATAAATCATTATTGGAACAAAAATATGATTACATTACAAGTAGTGAGGTTATAGAGCATTTTCAAGAACCAAATAAAGAGTTTGCTCTTTTAAAATCACTTTTAAAAGATGATGGAAGTCTGTATCTTATGACAGATATTTACGATGAGAGTATTGATTTTGACAAGTGGTACTACAAAAATGACCCAACACATATTTTTATGTATCAAAGAAAAACTTTTGAGTGGATGAAAGAGGAGTTTGGGTTTTCTAGGGTTGAGATAGAGGGGCGGTTGATTCGGTTTTATTTGTAG
- a CDS encoding glycosyltransferase family 4 protein, producing the protein MRILHALSQRPGKTGSGVFLQQLFKTGNEQNLEQAVIAGVPFSEQNPDIENLKAQNFYPVLFESDELNFPVVGMSDVMPYSSTKYSDLDEKMYEKYEKAFKKVIKKAVVEFKPDVVICNHIWLLCGYIKDLFPNLKVLVLCHGTDMRQLERSPRLVPIVKKAVPKCDYIFALNSAQREEIVELHDVKDSQVITSGSGYNPNMFFPIKREKNKKIKIAYVGKICNYKGVPNLLNALDKSKNYKNIELNLIGHGNVEESETIIKSLSKRKTEVNYLGAISQDKLAVFLQTCDVFILPSFFEGLPLVVIEALASGVKVICTDLPGLDEFMGEELKALGAIRYVKMPRLKNVDTPYAEDIEAFERELSQKIDEVSVEFLNDNEYKIDEVLSHLDDKTWKGLFHRLEKYFK; encoded by the coding sequence ATGAGAATTTTACATGCTTTATCACAAAGACCTGGAAAAACTGGAAGTGGAGTTTTTCTTCAACAATTATTTAAAACAGGAAATGAACAAAATCTTGAACAAGCAGTGATTGCGGGAGTTCCTTTTAGTGAACAAAATCCTGATATAGAAAATCTAAAGGCACAGAATTTTTATCCAGTATTATTTGAAAGTGATGAGTTAAATTTTCCAGTTGTTGGTATGAGTGATGTTATGCCTTATTCTAGTACTAAATATAGTGATTTAGATGAAAAAATGTATGAGAAGTATGAAAAGGCATTTAAAAAGGTAATTAAAAAAGCTGTAGTTGAGTTCAAGCCTGATGTTGTGATTTGCAATCATATTTGGCTTTTATGTGGATATATAAAAGACTTATTTCCAAATTTGAAAGTTCTAGTTTTATGCCATGGGACAGATATGCGACAGCTTGAACGCTCACCTAGATTAGTTCCTATTGTAAAAAAAGCTGTGCCAAAGTGTGATTATATTTTTGCTTTAAATTCTGCTCAAAGAGAAGAGATAGTAGAGCTTCATGATGTAAAAGATAGCCAAGTAATCACAAGTGGAAGTGGATATAACCCCAATATGTTTTTCCCTATAAAAAGAGAAAAGAATAAAAAGATAAAGATAGCTTATGTAGGAAAAATTTGTAATTACAAAGGTGTTCCAAATCTTTTAAATGCCCTTGATAAAAGTAAAAATTATAAAAATATAGAGTTAAATTTAATCGGACATGGCAATGTAGAAGAGAGTGAGACAATAATAAAAAGTTTAAGCAAAAGAAAAACAGAAGTTAATTATCTAGGAGCCATATCTCAAGATAAACTTGCTGTGTTTTTACAAACTTGTGATGTGTTTATTCTTCCTTCATTTTTTGAAGGTTTACCTTTGGTTGTGATTGAAGCCTTAGCTTCAGGTGTAAAAGTTATTTGCACAGACTTACCCGGACTTGATGAGTTTATGGGTGAAGAGTTAAAAGCTCTTGGTGCAATTAGATATGTAAAAATGCCAAGATTAAAAAATGTAGATACTCCTTATGCTGAAGATATAGAAGCTTTTGAAAGGGAACTTAGCCAAAAAATAGATGAAGTTAGTGTAGAATTTTTAAATGATAATGAATATAAGATAGATGAAGTTCTAAGCCATTTGGACGATAAGACTTGGAAGGGACTTTTTCATCGTTTGGAAAAATACTTTAAATAA
- the selD gene encoding selenide, water dikinase SelD — protein MNNRYKLTKFVQAAGUAAKMGPGDLKQSLCNLRPTDEKVLVSFENSEDACVYQISEDNALVQTLDFITPVVDDPYIYGKIAAANSLSDIFAMGAEVKTAMNIVGFDAKNHGREVLGEILNGGNEKIKECGGVLMGGHTIESPEMYYGLSVTGMIHPNNIYRNNTAKIGHVLVLTKPIGMGILTTAIKRDLLSDDTTREAIKVMETLNYLPSKILRQYDVSSCTDITGFGLIGHAFESTNPTTTFAIHCGEVPVMQDAYDLAQQGVVPGGTKRNLKYLEDKMTVMCADSSCKLMYCDAQTSGGLLVAMDKDDAKEYIKKVEELTYGYAAIIGEVIPRGVTPIMIY, from the coding sequence ATGAACAACAGATATAAATTAACAAAATTTGTTCAAGCTGCTGGTTGAGCTGCAAAGATGGGTCCGGGTGATCTAAAACAGTCTCTTTGTAACCTTAGACCGACAGATGAAAAAGTTTTGGTAAGTTTTGAAAATAGTGAAGATGCTTGTGTTTATCAAATAAGTGAAGATAATGCCTTAGTACAAACACTTGACTTTATTACTCCAGTTGTTGATGATCCCTATATTTATGGGAAAATAGCTGCTGCAAATTCACTTAGTGATATTTTTGCTATGGGAGCTGAAGTTAAAACGGCTATGAATATAGTCGGTTTTGATGCAAAAAACCATGGTAGAGAAGTATTAGGAGAAATTTTAAATGGTGGAAATGAAAAAATAAAAGAGTGTGGCGGAGTTTTGATGGGTGGACATACTATTGAAAGCCCTGAAATGTATTATGGATTATCAGTAACTGGTATGATTCATCCAAATAATATATATAGAAATAATACAGCCAAAATAGGACATGTATTAGTTTTAACAAAACCAATAGGAATGGGTATTTTAACTACAGCTATTAAAAGAGATTTATTAAGTGATGATACAACAAGGGAAGCCATAAAAGTAATGGAGACATTAAATTATTTACCATCAAAAATATTAAGACAATATGATGTGAGCTCTTGTACAGATATTACTGGTTTTGGACTTATTGGACATGCTTTTGAGTCAACAAATCCTACTACTACCTTTGCAATACATTGTGGTGAAGTTCCTGTTATGCAAGATGCTTATGATTTAGCACAGCAAGGTGTAGTTCCAGGTGGAACAAAAAGAAATCTAAAATATCTAGAAGATAAGATGACTGTAATGTGTGCAGATAGTTCTTGTAAACTTATGTATTGTGATGCTCAAACTTCAGGTGGCTTATTAGTTGCTATGGATAAAGATGATGCAAAAGAGTATATAAAAAAAGTAGAAGAGTTAACTTATGGTTATGCTGCAATTATAGGGGAAGTTATTCCAAGGGGAGTTACACCAATTATGATTTATTAA
- the pstS gene encoding phosphate ABC transporter substrate-binding protein PstS — MKKIALLAAALLTVSSVSAADLKGSGASFPYSVYQSWIGAYYKATGVQIDYISKGSSAGIKDAKARAVDFAGTDAPLNPTKLDSAKLYQFPGVVGAITMSYNMPDISKLSLSRSAIAGIALGKIKYWDDKIITAENKGVKLPHEKITFVHRADGSGTTFNFTYYLSKISKDWKESFGAKKSLNWPGNHHVGGKGNTGVAALIKQTPYSVGYVDYADATNNKLQMASVENKDGHYIAPELKAFQAAAAKAALDPKKDFYAVIADPSGKDVYPIVAATFILLPKEATDMNKKVTAFYDWSYKNGQALASELGYVPLPDALTTKISKYWADKGIK; from the coding sequence ATGAAAAAAATCGCGTTATTAGCAGCAGCATTGCTAACAGTTTCTTCAGTTTCAGCAGCAGATTTAAAAGGTAGTGGAGCTTCTTTCCCTTATAGTGTTTATCAATCATGGATTGGTGCTTATTACAAAGCAACAGGTGTTCAAATTGATTATATTTCAAAAGGAAGTTCAGCAGGTATTAAAGATGCAAAAGCAAGAGCAGTTGACTTTGCAGGTACAGATGCGCCATTAAATCCTACAAAATTAGATAGTGCAAAATTATATCAATTTCCAGGTGTAGTTGGTGCAATTACAATGAGTTATAATATGCCAGATATTTCAAAATTGAGTTTGAGTAGATCTGCAATTGCAGGAATAGCTCTTGGAAAAATCAAATATTGGGATGATAAAATTATTACAGCTGAAAATAAAGGTGTAAAACTTCCTCATGAAAAAATTACTTTTGTACACAGAGCTGATGGTTCTGGAACTACATTTAACTTTACTTACTACCTAAGTAAAATTTCTAAAGACTGGAAAGAATCTTTTGGAGCTAAAAAGTCTCTTAACTGGCCAGGTAATCACCATGTTGGTGGTAAAGGAAATACTGGTGTAGCTGCACTTATCAAACAAACTCCATATTCTGTTGGTTATGTTGATTATGCTGATGCAACAAATAATAAACTTCAAATGGCTTCTGTTGAAAATAAAGATGGTCACTATATTGCACCTGAATTAAAAGCTTTCCAAGCTGCTGCTGCAAAAGCTGCTCTTGATCCTAAAAAAGACTTTTATGCTGTAATTGCTGATCCTTCAGGTAAAGATGTATATCCAATCGTTGCTGCAACATTTATTTTATTACCAAAAGAAGCAACTGATATGAATAAAAAAGTTACAGCTTTCTATGACTGGTCATATAAAAATGGACAAGCACTTGCAAGTGAATTAGGGTATGTTCCTCTTCCAGATGCATTAACAACTAAAATTAGTAAATACTGGGCTGACAAAGGTATTAAATAA
- a CDS encoding DUF2721 domain-containing protein has product MEIGISTPALLFPAISLLLLAYTNRFLTTGQLIRSISRQAREQKNSELKGQIANLKTRLELTKWMQFFGVVSMLLCTVSMFSLFLEFHDIGKKIFGLSLLTMCISLCISLWEVYISSNALNLELKDLDDICK; this is encoded by the coding sequence ATGGAAATTGGGATATCAACACCTGCTTTACTCTTCCCTGCTATTTCTCTACTTCTTTTAGCATATACAAATAGATTTTTAACAACTGGACAACTTATTCGTTCAATTAGTAGACAAGCAAGAGAACAAAAAAATAGTGAACTAAAAGGTCAAATTGCAAATTTAAAAACAAGACTAGAACTTACAAAATGGATGCAGTTTTTTGGAGTGGTATCAATGTTATTATGTACTGTTTCTATGTTTTCACTTTTTTTAGAGTTTCATGATATTGGTAAAAAAATATTTGGATTGAGTTTACTTACAATGTGTATTTCTTTATGTATTTCTTTGTGGGAAGTATATATATCTTCAAATGCTCTAAACTTGGAATTAAAAGACTTGGATGACATTTGCAAATAG
- a CDS encoding formate--tetrahydrofolate ligase has product MSDIEIAQKASMIPIIDLAKKKFNIPAEHLDPYGHYKAKLSLEYVDSLSHQNKEGKLILVTAISPIPAGEGKTTTTVGLGDALNRIGKKTIICLREPSLGPCFGLKGGAAGGGYAQVVPMEDINLHFTGDFHAIGVAHNLLAALIDNHIHHGNALNIDSRRIKWKRVLDMNDRALRKITIGQGGIGNGFLREDGFDIVVASEVMAILCLATNRADLKERLGRIIIGYKTDKTTPIYASDLKAHGAMAAVLKDAIKPNLVQTLENNIAIVHGGPFANIAHGCNSVTATKTALKLADYTVTEAGFGADLGAEKFLNIKCRSSKLKPSAVVLVATVRALKYHGGVETDHLNQENLEALEIGFANIQRHIHNITKNYNLPVVVSINHFTHDTDAETSLLKKKCEELGVKCVISSHWAKGGAGAEELAHEIIDVVDNKEASFDYLYDDNLPIWNKIEVIATKIYGAKEIVASSKVHEEIDKLQNKYGKLPICMAKTQMSFSTNPSLKGAPINHIIEISDIKLENGAGFIVAIAGNMMTMPGLPKVPTAEKIDIDDDGLITGLF; this is encoded by the coding sequence ATGTCAGATATTGAAATAGCACAAAAAGCCTCTATGATACCAATTATTGATTTGGCAAAAAAGAAATTTAATATTCCAGCTGAACATCTTGACCCTTATGGTCATTATAAAGCAAAACTATCTTTAGAGTATGTTGATAGTTTAAGTCATCAAAATAAAGAGGGAAAACTTATATTAGTAACTGCCATAAGTCCAATTCCAGCAGGTGAGGGTAAAACAACCACAACAGTTGGTTTGGGCGATGCTTTAAATAGAATTGGGAAGAAGACAATTATCTGTTTAAGAGAACCTTCACTTGGGCCTTGTTTTGGATTAAAAGGTGGAGCTGCTGGTGGAGGATATGCACAAGTTGTACCTATGGAAGACATAAATCTTCACTTTACTGGAGATTTTCATGCTATTGGGGTTGCTCACAATTTATTGGCAGCCTTGATTGACAATCATATTCACCATGGAAATGCTTTAAATATAGATTCAAGACGCATAAAATGGAAGCGTGTTTTAGATATGAATGACAGAGCTTTACGAAAAATAACTATTGGACAAGGTGGGATAGGAAATGGTTTCTTAAGAGAAGATGGCTTTGATATTGTTGTAGCTTCTGAAGTTATGGCAATACTTTGTTTAGCTACAAATAGAGCAGATTTGAAAGAGAGGCTAGGACGAATAATTATTGGATATAAAACTGATAAAACAACTCCTATATATGCCAGTGATTTAAAAGCTCACGGAGCAATGGCAGCTGTTTTAAAAGATGCTATAAAACCAAATCTAGTGCAAACTTTAGAGAATAATATTGCTATAGTTCATGGTGGTCCTTTTGCTAATATTGCCCATGGATGCAACTCTGTAACAGCTACAAAAACAGCACTAAAGTTAGCAGATTATACAGTAACGGAAGCTGGTTTTGGAGCGGATTTAGGAGCTGAAAAGTTTTTAAATATTAAATGTAGAAGCTCAAAATTAAAACCTTCTGCTGTTGTATTAGTGGCAACCGTACGAGCACTAAAATATCATGGAGGTGTTGAAACAGATCATCTAAATCAAGAAAATTTAGAAGCCCTTGAAATAGGTTTTGCAAATATACAAAGACATATTCACAATATCACTAAAAATTATAATCTTCCTGTTGTTGTTAGTATAAATCACTTTACCCATGATACTGATGCTGAAACTTCACTTTTAAAGAAAAAGTGTGAAGAGTTAGGGGTGAAGTGTGTTATTTCAAGTCATTGGGCAAAAGGTGGAGCTGGGGCAGAAGAGTTAGCACATGAGATTATCGATGTTGTTGATAATAAAGAAGCTAGTTTTGATTATCTATATGATGATAACCTTCCTATTTGGAATAAAATTGAAGTAATTGCTACAAAAATATATGGAGCAAAAGAGATAGTTGCAAGTTCAAAAGTACATGAAGAGATAGATAAACTTCAAAATAAGTATGGAAAACTTCCTATTTGTATGGCAAAAACACAAATGTCATTTTCAACAAATCCCTCTTTAAAAGGAGCACCTATTAATCATATCATAGAAATAAGTGATATAAAACTAGAAAATGGAGCAGGTTTTATAGTTGCAATTGCTGGAAATATGATGACGATGCCTGGCCTTCCTAAAGTACCAACTGCAGAAAAAATCGATATCGATGATGATGGCTTAATTACAGGGCTTTTTTAG
- the selA gene encoding L-seryl-tRNA(Sec) selenium transferase, which produces MSLLKAIPKIDKFVSKKNFDGYSINLITKISQVIIENLRSEILQKNISEINEDKLVEEVLKTYEELVSPSLQKVINATGIIVHTNLGRSLLSKQSLEKAIEIATSYNNLEYDLKKGQRGERYAHIVKTLQALTGCEDAIVVNNNASAVFLIMNTFAKNKEVVVSRGELVEIGGSFRVPEVMAQSGAVLKEIGTTNKTHLRDYENAINENTSMLMKVHKSNYTIEGFSSDVEFEDIVKVASQNEVIDYYDMGSGHMIDLPFNLSSAEPSILKIMEYNPSLLSFSGDKLLGSVQAGIIIGKKELIEKIKKNQLLRMLRVDKITLAILEDTLNSYLTNDLENIPTLNMLYTKIEVLEQRANRLKKLIDNICKCEVIKNQTLIGGGTTPNKKIPTIALTLEYKDYKPNKIEQLLRKNNLITRIENEKVLLDFRTIQEEEIEQIESIIKRVFN; this is translated from the coding sequence ATGAGTTTACTCAAGGCTATTCCAAAAATTGATAAGTTTGTATCAAAGAAGAATTTTGATGGATATTCAATTAACTTAATTACTAAAATATCACAAGTGATAATTGAGAACTTGAGAAGTGAAATACTTCAAAAAAATATTAGTGAAATAAATGAAGATAAATTAGTAGAAGAAGTTCTTAAAACATATGAAGAATTAGTATCTCCTTCTTTACAAAAAGTTATAAATGCTACAGGAATAATAGTACATACAAATTTAGGTAGAAGTTTATTGAGTAAACAAAGTTTAGAAAAAGCTATAGAAATAGCAACTTCATATAATAATTTGGAATATGACTTAAAAAAAGGTCAAAGGGGTGAGAGATATGCCCATATTGTAAAAACATTACAAGCTTTGACTGGATGTGAAGATGCAATAGTTGTAAATAACAACGCAAGTGCAGTTTTTCTTATCATGAACACTTTTGCTAAAAATAAAGAAGTAGTAGTAAGTAGAGGAGAACTAGTTGAAATAGGTGGAAGCTTTAGAGTTCCAGAAGTTATGGCTCAAAGTGGGGCAGTTTTAAAAGAGATTGGAACTACAAATAAAACTCACCTAAGAGATTATGAAAACGCTATCAATGAAAATACTTCTATGCTCATGAAAGTACATAAATCAAATTATACTATTGAAGGTTTTAGTAGTGATGTGGAGTTTGAGGATATAGTAAAAGTTGCTTCACAAAATGAGGTAATAGATTATTATGATATGGGAAGTGGACATATGATTGACTTACCTTTTAATCTATCAAGTGCTGAACCCTCTATTTTAAAAATCATGGAATACAATCCTTCACTTTTAAGTTTTTCAGGTGATAAATTACTAGGAAGTGTACAAGCAGGTATTATCATAGGAAAAAAAGAGTTAATAGAAAAGATTAAAAAGAATCAACTCTTGCGAATGTTAAGGGTTGATAAAATAACTTTAGCAATACTTGAAGACACACTAAATTCATATTTAACAAATGATTTAGAAAATATTCCTACATTAAATATGTTATATACCAAAATAGAAGTTTTAGAGCAAAGAGCAAATAGATTAAAAAAACTAATAGATAATATTTGTAAATGCGAAGTAATTAAGAACCAAACACTAATAGGTGGAGGAACAACTCCCAATAAAAAGATACCAACTATTGCGTTAACACTGGAATATAAAGATTATAAACCAAATAAAATAGAACAACTTTTAAGAAAAAATAATCTAATCACTAGAATAGAGAATGAAAAAGTATTATTGGATTTTAGAACAATTCAAGAAGAAGAGATAGAACAAATAGAAAGTATAATAAAAAGGGTATTTAATTAA